The DNA segment CGTCCTGACGGGGAGCAAGGTGCCCTGTGGCCCGCCGGTACGACCGGAGCACGGCGAGCTTGGCCTCCCACACCTCCTCACCCGGCTCCCACACCATCCCGGCCTCCGGCGCGTCCAGCAGCTCCTTGCGCCGCGGTTCCAGCTCACCGGCCCGCAGCGCCTTCCGTTGCTGGTGCACCCACCTCCCCAGCGGAAAGTCCTTCGTCACTCCGACTTCGACCTCGACGTCATAGGGGACGGCGTGCAGGCCGGTGATCTCGTTCTCGGCCCGCCAGCGGAGCAGGGCCTGGTAGCCCTCGAGCCAGACCAGGGACTCCGGCCGGTAGACCCGCGTGCGCAGGAACGCCGCGATGGTCGCCGCGTCCCTGGGAGAGGAGAAGTGGAGCAGGGCCGTCTCGGCAACGGCGTCGGTGTCGTCCTCCTCGTCCTCGCCGCCGGCGCCGATGATCCGCCCGTCCTCGTCGCGCCTCACGTGCACCGTGCGCTGTCCGCTGGTGAGGGCGCGGGAGGCGAGCTGCTCGACCAGGCGTTCATCGTGCGAGCGCAGGCCCTGGAGCACGGCCACGAGCGGCTTGAAGCTGGCGGAGGCGACCATGTCGGTCGGGTCCTCGCCGGGCTCCAGGAACACCGGCACGATGATCCGGGCGACCTTCGTGGTGCCGTCGCGGTTGAGCCGCAGCGCGCGGCCGATGTTCTGGACGATCTCCACCTGGGATCCGCGGGTGTCGGCGAAGCAGACGGCCTCGACTCCCCGTTCGCCGGTGATGTCGACGCCTTCCCCGAGCACGCGGCAGCTGGCGAGGAAGGCGCGGTGCACCCGGCGCTCGGCCACGTCGATGCCGTTGGCGAACTGGCGAAGGACCTCGCGGCGTTCGGTGACGAGGTGGTCGCCGCACAGCCAGGCCGACCAGACGCGGTCCGGGGGGACGTGGCGGCCGGCCTCCAGCTCGTAGAAGGCCGCGTCGATCGACGACGCGGGGAGCCGGTCCGCGGCTGCCAGGTCGTGGTCGGAGGCGCCGCTGGCGTACAGCTCGGCCGCTGTCTGGGGCAGCTTGTCCGCGAAGGCTGCGGCCTCTTCCACCTTCTGGTGGAACGTCATCACTGTACGGAGGTTGTACGCCGCCGCGTGCTCCAACAGTGCGGTCTGCAAGAGAGCGAGGCGCCGGCCCCGCTGTGCCTCCTCCGTTTCCCCGAGGGCGGGGGAGGGGTCGTGGATCTCCAGGACGTCGATCTCGAAGCCGGCGAGGATGCCCCGCTCGATCGCCTCCGAGAGTCCGAGCTCGGCCAGCCACGGCCCGTAGGTCCCGTCCGGGTCGTCGGCCATGCTCGCGAGCTCCAGCTCCTGGCCGCCGGTGCCCTGCTGCGGCCGGGGCGAGGCGAGGATGCGCGGGGTCGCGGTGAGGTACAGCCGGAAGTCGGCCGGGATGCGGGCATTGTCGTGGATCGCGGCCCACGGCCTGCCGAGATCACCTGCGGTGGAGTGGGCTTCGTCCACGATGGCGAGGTCGAAACCGCTCATTTGCTGCCCGTACAGGCGCTCCCCGCCCGCCAGGGCGGCCTCCAGCGGCCCACGAACCTTCCGCTGGCCCTCGGGTGCGTCGATATCCTCGCGGTCCACCAGGGAGGCGTACGTAGCGAACACGACCACCGGCCCCGACCCCGCCCACAGCGCGAGCTGAATCGGATTCGTGGTGGTACGCACCCCCAACCCGTCCAGCACCGCATCGCTCTCCAGCGAGCACACCGCCACCATCGGGGCCCGGTGGCCCACCCGGCGCCACGCCTCAGCGGTCTGTGCGAGTAGGTCCAGGGTCGGCACGGTCACGAGGATCCGGCCGCCCGGGAAGCAGTCCAGCGCGCACGCGGCGGCGGTGATCGTCTTGCCCGATCCGGTCGCGGACACGATGGTGCCCCGTGCCCCCTCCGACGGCACTGATGATCTTGCAGGGAATCCCATCCACCTCCGAAACGCCGACTTCTGATCGACCTGGTGTTCCCGAAGCCGGATACCCAGCATTTCCACGCTCCTCCTCTGCCTTCTTTTCTGCTCGCTTCGGAAATCACCAGGACGGCGTGAAGGGTGGGACGGACACCGTGCCGTCCTCGCCCACGACGATCCGCTCGGCGAGCTGGGCCAGGACCTGAGAGGGGCGCAGCCCCGTCCGGCTGGCCACCGTCTGGATCAGTCGACTGGGCGCGGCGGACAGCCGGACCTCCGCTCGCAGTTCATCCGCTTCCTCCCCCTGCCGTTCCCCGAAGGCGGCCTGTGCCGCAAGAGCACCAGCAAGCCGTTCCTCACGCTCGCGAGCCCACACCGAGCCTTGAGC comes from the Streptomyces sp. KMM 9044 genome and includes:
- a CDS encoding DEAD/DEAH box helicase gives rise to the protein MLGIRLREHQVDQKSAFRRWMGFPARSSVPSEGARGTIVSATGSGKTITAAACALDCFPGGRILVTVPTLDLLAQTAEAWRRVGHRAPMVAVCSLESDAVLDGLGVRTTTNPIQLALWAGSGPVVVFATYASLVDREDIDAPEGQRKVRGPLEAALAGGERLYGQQMSGFDLAIVDEAHSTAGDLGRPWAAIHDNARIPADFRLYLTATPRILASPRPQQGTGGQELELASMADDPDGTYGPWLAELGLSEAIERGILAGFEIDVLEIHDPSPALGETEEAQRGRRLALLQTALLEHAAAYNLRTVMTFHQKVEEAAAFADKLPQTAAELYASGASDHDLAAADRLPASSIDAAFYELEAGRHVPPDRVWSAWLCGDHLVTERREVLRQFANGIDVAERRVHRAFLASCRVLGEGVDITGERGVEAVCFADTRGSQVEIVQNIGRALRLNRDGTTKVARIIVPVFLEPGEDPTDMVASASFKPLVAVLQGLRSHDERLVEQLASRALTSGQRTVHVRRDEDGRIIGAGGEDEEDDTDAVAETALLHFSSPRDAATIAAFLRTRVYRPESLVWLEGYQALLRWRAENEITGLHAVPYDVEVEVGVTKDFPLGRWVHQQRKALRAGELEPRRKELLDAPEAGMVWEPGEEVWEAKLAVLRSYRRATGHLAPRQDAVWDDPAGGQPVPVGQHMANLRRQGGLRKDPERAAVRAGQLEAIDEDWNCPWPLDWQRHHRVLADLVDADGVLPDIAPGVLMDGDDIGRWLKRQKQPGTWKLLSDEQQERLTTLGIKPAPAPPPAPAAGRAAKGSSKAQQAFQRGLTALAQWVEREGPHRPVPRGHAEKIAVDGEAEPIAVRLGVWVSNTRARRDKLTAEQLNALRKLGVKWV